From Sulfurovum zhangzhouensis, one genomic window encodes:
- the hemE gene encoding uroporphyrinogen decarboxylase, translating to MSKIFVDACLGKETPYTPVWMMRQAGRYLPEYMAVRGEAGSFLNLCHDPEKAAEVTIQPLDIVGVDAAILFSDILVIPDEMGMDLSFVKGEGPKFSDPLCSQEDLDRLIGGDEAASKLTYVYDTIKLLREQLDARGDEKALIGFTGAPWTLATYMIEGQGTKTYNICKKMMYSNPELLHNILKKVTEVVKLYMEKQIQSGVDVVQIFDSWAAAIEPSKYDEFSWQYMVEISEYLKEKYPHIPVIMFPKGVAAFIERGGVYGNFDVFGVDWGTPMALAKEKLGEKYVLQGNMEPCRLYNQQATTDCVEALQEIMGGKRHIFNLGHGILPDVPVENAKHFVRECHRVSGKK from the coding sequence TTGAGTAAGATTTTTGTAGATGCGTGTTTGGGTAAGGAAACACCGTATACACCGGTTTGGATGATGAGACAGGCAGGACGATACCTGCCGGAATATATGGCTGTACGTGGTGAAGCAGGTAGCTTTCTTAACCTTTGTCATGATCCTGAAAAAGCAGCAGAAGTAACGATCCAGCCTCTTGATATCGTAGGTGTGGATGCTGCAATTTTATTTAGTGATATCTTGGTAATTCCTGATGAGATGGGTATGGATCTCTCTTTTGTGAAAGGAGAAGGACCAAAGTTCAGTGATCCGCTATGTTCTCAAGAAGACCTAGATAGACTGATCGGTGGAGATGAGGCAGCAAGTAAACTGACTTATGTTTATGATACGATCAAACTTCTTAGAGAACAGTTGGATGCAAGAGGTGATGAAAAGGCATTGATCGGTTTTACCGGTGCTCCTTGGACACTTGCAACTTATATGATTGAAGGACAGGGAACTAAGACGTATAATATCTGTAAAAAGATGATGTACTCTAACCCGGAACTGCTCCATAATATCCTCAAGAAGGTAACAGAAGTAGTTAAACTTTATATGGAAAAACAGATCCAATCAGGGGTTGACGTTGTTCAGATCTTTGACAGCTGGGCAGCAGCGATCGAGCCAAGTAAGTATGATGAGTTTAGCTGGCAGTATATGGTTGAGATATCTGAATATCTTAAAGAGAAATACCCTCATATCCCTGTGATCATGTTCCCTAAAGGTGTTGCAGCATTCATCGAGCGCGGCGGAGTTTATGGAAACTTTGATGTATTCGGTGTAGACTGGGGGACTCCTATGGCCCTGGCAAAAGAGAAATTAGGTGAAAAGTATGTACTTCAGGGTAATATGGAACCATGTCGTCTTTACAACCAACAAGCTACAACGGATTGTGTTGAAGCACTTCAGGAGATCATGGGCGGTAAAAGACATATCTTTAACCTAGGTCACGGTATATTGCCTGATGTACCTGTAGAAAATGCAAAGCACTTTGTAAGAGAGTGTCACAGAGTGAGTGGCAAAAAATAA
- a CDS encoding YqhA family protein: MLEALFEGAIWRSRFIVLLAVIFGLLGAIILFVIASMDIWNVAVTSFQVITHTIPHPEHFHEDVVAGIIGAVDLYLIAVVMFIFAFGLYELFISDIDEASGKNGSQLLAIHSLDQLKDKIAKVIVMVLVVNFFQRVLHTEFKTPIEMMYFAISITALAVGLYFLGMVGKKKEEKKAE; this comes from the coding sequence ATGTTGGAAGCTCTATTTGAAGGCGCGATCTGGAGAAGTAGATTTATCGTACTTTTAGCTGTCATTTTCGGACTACTTGGTGCAATCATTCTTTTTGTAATTGCTTCTATGGATATCTGGAATGTGGCAGTAACCTCATTTCAGGTAATTACACATACGATACCGCATCCTGAACATTTTCATGAAGATGTGGTTGCCGGTATCATCGGTGCAGTAGACCTCTATTTGATCGCTGTAGTAATGTTTATCTTTGCATTTGGTCTTTATGAGCTTTTCATCTCTGATATCGATGAAGCTTCAGGAAAGAACGGTTCACAGCTACTTGCAATCCATAGTCTTGATCAACTGAAAGATAAGATAGCTAAAGTAATCGTTATGGTACTTGTAGTTAATTTCTTTCAAAGAGTATTGCATACAGAGTTCAAAACACCTATTGAAATGATGTATTTCGCAATTTCCATTACTGCTTTGGCAGTAGGACTTTACTTTTTAGGTATGGTTGGAAAGAAAAAAGAAGAAAAGAAAGCTGAATAA
- a CDS encoding aspartate-semialdehyde dehydrogenase → MKTYNVAVVGASGAVGEELFRVLEEVKFPVGNLLPLASARSAGEEIRFKGKTYKIEELTETVFEGRDIDIAFFSAGGNISAQYAKFAVEAGAVVIDNTSHFRMDPKVPLVVPEVNPEDIELWEDTGIIANPNCSTIQMVQLLKPLYDLYGGIKRVDVSTYQATSGAGKQGMEELVRQMQDFFAFRLSETECRAFSHQIALNVIPQIDKPQPNGYTKEEMKMVNETNKIMHSDFAVSATCVRVPVLRSHSEAITITFAEGVDVSVEAAREALANFENVKVIDDLEKNEYPMPITATDTDYTYVGRIRKDNFASNMLHLWGVADQVRVGAATNAVRIAQKWIKLEENA, encoded by the coding sequence ATGAAAACTTATAATGTAGCTGTAGTTGGTGCATCAGGTGCAGTAGGTGAAGAGCTCTTCAGAGTGCTTGAAGAAGTAAAGTTTCCTGTAGGAAATTTGCTTCCCTTGGCAAGTGCCAGAAGTGCAGGAGAAGAGATAAGGTTTAAAGGTAAAACTTATAAGATTGAAGAGCTTACAGAGACTGTATTCGAAGGCCGTGATATCGATATCGCGTTCTTTTCAGCTGGTGGAAATATCTCAGCACAGTATGCAAAATTTGCAGTAGAAGCCGGTGCAGTAGTGATCGATAATACTTCTCACTTCAGAATGGATCCAAAAGTACCTTTGGTCGTACCTGAAGTAAACCCTGAAGATATTGAACTATGGGAAGATACGGGAATTATAGCAAACCCGAACTGTTCAACGATTCAGATGGTACAGCTGCTTAAACCGCTTTATGACCTTTATGGTGGGATCAAAAGAGTTGACGTAAGTACATATCAGGCAACATCAGGGGCAGGTAAACAGGGTATGGAAGAACTGGTACGCCAGATGCAGGACTTTTTTGCCTTTAGACTGAGTGAGACGGAGTGTAGAGCATTTTCACACCAAATCGCGCTGAATGTAATTCCTCAAATTGATAAACCGCAGCCAAATGGTTATACAAAAGAAGAGATGAAGATGGTCAATGAAACCAACAAAATCATGCACTCTGATTTTGCGGTCTCAGCAACGTGTGTGCGTGTACCTGTACTTAGAAGCCACTCAGAGGCTATCACGATTACATTTGCCGAAGGTGTAGATGTAAGCGTAGAAGCTGCTAGAGAAGCATTGGCAAACTTCGAGAACGTTAAAGTGATCGATGATCTTGAAAAGAATGAATATCCGATGCCTATCACGGCAACAGATACGGATTATACTTATGTAGGCCGTATTAGAAAAGATAATTTCGCATCAAATATGCTTCACCTGTGGGGTGTTGCGGATCAGGTAAGAGTAGGAGCTGCAACCAATGCAGTGAGAATCGCTCAGAAGTGGATCAAACTTGAGGAGAATGCGTAA